GGGGTGGGTAGAGGCAGGAATGACTTTGTCGGCGGAATCTAGGACATAAATTCCGTCAACACATTTACCGGGATGCTCTTGGAGCATCCTTTTTGTTTTGGCGATGTCGATGGAGCGCTGCATGTAGGCGGCGTCTTTCTTTGTGAAGGCTAGTTGGCCTTTGACGGCCTGGGTGTAAAGGTTCATTGCGAGGGTGAAGAAGATGCCGGAGACCGCCATGGTAACGACTAATTCGATGAGTGTGAAACCATTCTTTTGAGATCCCGGCTCGAAGGCCGGGATGACATTGTGTGTGAAACCGCGGTTCATTTGTGCCTCCGGTATTCGCATTTGTAGAGGGCGCGGGTTGTGTCGGCTTTGTTGCGGATGGAGGTTGCCTTGTAACAGGTTTCGTCGCCGGTATTTTGTGCCGTTATTACGGTTTCCCATTCAACACCGATGGAATCCTTCTGTTCGATGACGGAGTCCTTTTCCAGTCCTTCGTTCAGGAAAAGGTTCAGCTTGCTTATATTGTGGCCATAGTCGTCGACCCATGCTTTCTGTGTCATCTTGCTGGGGGAGATTGTTGGGACTTTTTATATATTTCAAAATATGAACACTTCCATTGACTTCATTGGTGATATTCACGGGCACTGCGAATGCTTGAAATCCTTGCTGAAAAAGCTTGGGTACGAGGAATCGGCAGGTGCTTTCCGCTATCCGGGCAATGAACGTATGGTTGTTTTCCTTGGCGATTACGTGGATCGCGGCCCCAATGTGCGAACCACGCTGAATCTGGTGCGAGCTATGCGTGATGCGGGCTCTGCCATCGCCCTGATGGGGAATCATGAATTTAATATGCTCAGTTTCTGGCAGAAGAACGGAACTGGGGGCCGCTACTTGGAAAAGATTGGACCTGGCTACTTGAGGGAGCATACCTTCAACAAGGTGGCGGTTCATTCCAAGACGGTGAGTGATTTTGTAGGTCGCAAGGACGAATTCAAGGAAATGCAGGAATTCGCCAAGACGTTGCCCTTCTACTTGGAGACGGATTTGTTCCGGGCCCAGCATGCAAGTTTCCACCCCCGTGCACTGGAACTGTTGAAGGCCGCCGGTGTGACTTGCTTTGCCGACGGAAGCTTTGACGAACTGATTGTGCGAGCCAATGACGAAGACAACCAGTTTGGGGATTCGCTGTTCTGGCCCATCGATATGTTGCTGAAAGGCCCCGAGATGGAATTGCCCAACCATCAGTTCTTCTTTGATGGGGAGAACGTGAAGCGCTTTAGGACCCGTTTGCGCTGGTGGGTGGACCCTGCCAAGGCAAGCCTGCAGGAATTGAGTCTGCAGCCTGGGGTGACCATGCCCGAGGGGTGCGATGTGGATCCGGAGATTCGCGAACGATCCTTCTATGGGGAAAACGAACGGCCCGTATTCTTTGGACATTATTGGTTGACGGGAGAACCCCGCCTGATTCGTCACAACGTTTGCTGCCTCGACTTTAGTATTGCGGGGCACCTTGGTAACGGGCGGTTGGCCTGCTATCGCTTCGACGGGGAACAACAGCTGGACGAGTCTAAATTTGTCTGGGTCGGACGTTGAACGTCTTCTTTAGATTCCTCGATTTCGCTTCGCTACGCTCGGAATGACAATGTAGTCTATGATTAGCTTTTTGAAGAAGTTTGCGTCGCTGAAAGTGACCTGCGTTTTGCTGGTGGCTTTTCTGCTGCTGACGTTCTGGGGAACCTTGGGGCAGGCTGCTGCTGGCAACGAGGGTGCTGCTCTTGCGGCGGACCGTTTTTTCGGTAGCTATTTCCTGTGGGTGCTTGGGGTGGTGCCGCTGCCCGCCTTTAAGTCGTTGGCGGTTGTGGGAGCGCTGCACTTGATTGCCTCCATGATGTACCGAATGCCCAAGATTTTCTCGCGGGATGAATCTGGAAAACTTGTTCCCTCGGGTTGGCGAAACCTTGGCCTCTATGGAATGCACATCGCATTGCTGGTGCTGCTGGTGGGTAGCCTTGTGGGTTCTGAATTCCGCCAGGAATATAACGGCTTTGCTGCGGCGGAAAAAACCATCACTTATTACACCGTAGACGACAGCCTGAATACCTCCGCTGTAGAAGTGGGGGAGGGATATCCTTACTTCACCTTCTACAAGGGGCAGGTGGATATGTTCGGCGTGAAGGTGGATCTTTATACGGCCACCTACGATCCCTTCAAGTTCGTGCCCTACGTGTTTTCTGTGCTGTTCTTGCTGAGTTTGGTTTTTCATTATGTGGTGCGGGTGCGACCAAGACGCAATGTGGCTACACAAGCATCAGGTTTGCCGAAAGCGCCGTTGGCCTTATTGCTTGTGACGGCGGGTTTGTTTTGCTCTCCTTCTGCTTACGCATATGAATTGACCGAAGAGGAAATAGAATATGAAAGAAATAGACCCTCCCAGGATCTGATTCTTGTGGGAGAAACCTATCGTCCTTACGATTCTTTTGCCCGTGGTGTTCTGGATGATTTTTCCGGTCGGGTGACTTACAAGTGTCTGCCTGCAGACGCATGTCAAGGAAAAATGCCTGCTTGGAAAGTGGTGGACGAAATAAGGTTTAATTATAACTATGTGAATGATCGTCGTTTGTTCAAGGTGCTCCGAGCCGATGTACAACATGCCCTGAACATTCCAGAAAGCGATCGCTACGTTAGCTACAATCAGCTAAAAAAATATCGTAATGAACTTGAGGTTTATGCAAGCCGAAAGAATGATTATCCTGCTACTTTGGAAATACAACGCTTGCTGAAAAATGTCCAGTTGTATGAAGCGATTCAGCAGGATGCTTTCCCCATGCGGGTTGACGAATTATACGAAACCAAAGCTAGTACAGAAGTCTTCTACAACAATGCCAACTTTGCCCTTATTGCCTTTATCTTGGCGTTCTTGGGTTGCATCTTGGCTGCGGTAAATTCCATTTTCAAGAAGCGTTCTCTTGATATTGCGGCGAACTTCATGGCGGCTGCGACGGCGGCAACGCTGACTATAGCCTTTGTCCTTCGTTTCTACATTGCGGCCCGTCCGCCTCTTTCTA
This Fibrobacter sp. UWEL DNA region includes the following protein-coding sequences:
- a CDS encoding type II secretion system protein → MNRGFTHNVIPAFEPGSQKNGFTLIELVVTMAVSGIFFTLAMNLYTQAVKGQLAFTKKDAAYMQRSIDIAKTKRMLQEHPGKCVDGIYVLDSADKVIPASTHPLQCKELKRARVVVYNNLGSWVAGR
- a CDS encoding cytochrome c biogenesis protein, with product MISFLKKFASLKVTCVLLVAFLLLTFWGTLGQAAAGNEGAALAADRFFGSYFLWVLGVVPLPAFKSLAVVGALHLIASMMYRMPKIFSRDESGKLVPSGWRNLGLYGMHIALLVLLVGSLVGSEFRQEYNGFAAAEKTITYYTVDDSLNTSAVEVGEGYPYFTFYKGQVDMFGVKVDLYTATYDPFKFVPYVFSVLFLLSLVFHYVVRVRPRRNVATQASGLPKAPLALLLVTAGLFCSPSAYAYELTEEEIEYERNRPSQDLILVGETYRPYDSFARGVLDDFSGRVTYKCLPADACQGKMPAWKVVDEIRFNYNYVNDRRLFKVLRADVQHALNIPESDRYVSYNQLKKYRNELEVYASRKNDYPATLEIQRLLKNVQLYEAIQQDAFPMRVDELYETKASTEVFYNNANFALIAFILAFLGCILAAVNSIFKKRSLDIAANFMAAATAATLTIAFVLRFYIAARPPLSSLYEIVLLVALLLEAFEFGAFLFCRKRTFSLIIPVTLMAAVLLFFAKFILEPGDLFQPIPAVLNSGVFLTLHVFTIALGFAGMILSGVVAHVALFRPTEARNKLLFGTLIFGAGFSILGTLLGGVWADYAWGRFWGFDPKECGALFVCLWAMLALHLRDGRLVNERTFALMNCFNVIITFLCWFGVNLLGVGLHSYGFQTGTVMWLGGFVLADSLIIFALSRQSYLITRNS
- a CDS encoding metallophosphoesterase; the encoded protein is MNTSIDFIGDIHGHCECLKSLLKKLGYEESAGAFRYPGNERMVVFLGDYVDRGPNVRTTLNLVRAMRDAGSAIALMGNHEFNMLSFWQKNGTGGRYLEKIGPGYLREHTFNKVAVHSKTVSDFVGRKDEFKEMQEFAKTLPFYLETDLFRAQHASFHPRALELLKAAGVTCFADGSFDELIVRANDEDNQFGDSLFWPIDMLLKGPEMELPNHQFFFDGENVKRFRTRLRWWVDPAKASLQELSLQPGVTMPEGCDVDPEIRERSFYGENERPVFFGHYWLTGEPRLIRHNVCCLDFSIAGHLGNGRLACYRFDGEQQLDESKFVWVGR